Proteins encoded within one genomic window of Setaria italica strain Yugu1 chromosome IV, Setaria_italica_v2.0, whole genome shotgun sequence:
- the LOC101786189 gene encoding fructose-bisphosphate aldolase 5, cytosolic yields MSAFVGKYADEMVKTAKYLATPGKGILASDESTGTIGKRLSSINLENVESNRQALRELLFTAPGVFDYLSGVILFEETLYQKTSDGKPFVDLLTAGGVVPGIKVDKGTVEIAGTNGETTTQGLDSLGARCAKYYEAGARFAKWRAVLKIGASGEPSELAVKQNAEGLARYALICQENGLVPIVEPEILTDGGHDIKTCAAVTERVLAAVFKSLNDHKVLLEGTLLKCNMVTPGSDSPKVGAEVIAEYTVAALRRTVPPAVPGVVFLSGGQSEEEATQNLDAMNKLEVLKPWTLSFSFGRALQQSTLKKWLGKKENVAAAQATFLVRCKANSEAALGKYAGSGAGDAAASESLYVKGYKY; encoded by the exons ATGTCTGCCTTTGTGGGAAAATATGCAG ATGAGATGGTCAAGACCGCCAAGTACCTCGCGACGCCGGGCAAGGGCATCCTGGCCTCCGACGAGTCGACGGGCACCATCGGTAAGCGCCTCTCCAGCATCAACCTCGAGAACGTGGAGTCCAACCGGCAGGCGCTCCGGGAGTTGCTTTTTACGGCGCCCGGCGTGTTCGACTACCTCTCCGGGGTCATCCTCTTCGAGGAGACCCTGTACCAGAAGACCTCCGACGGGAAGCCGTTCGTGGACCTGCtcaccgccggcggcgtggtccCGGGGATCAAGGTGGACAAGGGCACCGTCGAGATCGCCGGCACCAACGGCGAGACCACCACCCAGGGCCTCGACTCCCTCGGGGCCCGCTGCGCCAAGTACTACGAGGCCGGCGCGCGCTTCGCCAAGTGGCGCGCCGTGCTCAAGATCGGCGCCTCCGGCGAGCCGTCCGAGCTCGCGGTCAAGCAGAACGCCGAGGGCCTCGCCCGGTACGCGCTGATCTGCCAGGAGAACGGCCTCGTCCCCATCGTCGAGCCCGAGATCCTCACCGACGGCGGGCACGACATCAAGACCTGCGCCGCCGTCACCGAGCGCGTCCTCGCCGCCGTATTCAAGTCGCTCAACGACCACAAGGTCCTCCTCGAGGGCACGCTCCTCAAGTGCAACATGGTCACCCCTGGCTCCGACAGCCCCAAG GTTGGAGCGGAGGTGATCGCGGAGTacacggtggcggcgctgcggcgCACGGTGCCGCCGGCGGTGCCGGGGGTGGTGTTCCTGTCGGGCGGGCagagcgaggaggaggcgacGCAGAACCTGGACGCCATGAACAAGCTGGAGGTGCTCAAGCCATGGACGCTCTCCTTCTCCTTCGGCCGCGCGCTGCAGCAGAGCACCCTCAAGAAGTGGCTCGGCAAGAAGgagaacgtcgccgccgcgcaggCCACCTTCCTCGTCCGGTGCAAGGCCAACTCCGAGGCCGCGCTCGGCAAGTacgccggctccggcgccggcgacgccgccgcctccgagagCTTGTACGTCAAGGGGTACAAGTACTAA
- the LOC101785508 gene encoding E3 ubiquitin-protein ligase RGLG2 codes for MGQKDSKPSYGHSYDYGSTSSGYTSRYAGNTSSSYNTRYTPSSENNVQPETHARLQRKYSRIGDDYRSLSQVTDALAQAGLESSNLIVGIDFTKSNEWTGKMSFNRRCLHDIGSTPNPYEQAISIIGRTLSAFDEDNLIPCFGFGDASTHDQEVFSFYPENRPCNGFEEALERYREIVPTLRLAGPTSFAPIIETAIGIVDSTGGQYHVLLIIADGQVTRSVDTQYGQLSPQERDTIDAIVRASQFPLSIVLVGVGDGPWDMMHQFDDNIPARSFDNFQFVNFTEIMSKSIAADRKEAEFALSALMEIPEQYKATLDLQLLGRRQRITPRVALPPPTRNAYSRSTSFSQQSGVYSRSSSFDQQTSGFQQRSESFKQQQPAATRRPGPDTYAAESALEDRILCPICMYKSKDLAFGCGHQTCYECGKNLERCPLCQQPITTRIRLY; via the exons ATGGGGCAAAAGGACTCCAAGCCTTCATATGGCCACTCTTATGACTACGGGAGTACTTCGTCAGGATATACCTCGAGGTATGCTGGAAATACATCATCCAGTTATAACACGAGGTACACCCCTTCTTCGGAGAACAATGTGCAGCCAGAAACACACGCCAGGTTGCAGAGGAAATATTCCAGGATTGGTGATGACTACCGCTCTTTGAGCCAG GTCACTGATGCTTTGGCACAAGCAGGCCTTGAATCTTCAAATCTTATTGTAGGCATTGATTTTACAAAGAGCAATGAATGGACAG GTAAAATGTCCTTCAATCGCCGCTGCCTGCATGATATTGGAAGCACTCCAAACCCATATGAGCAAGCCATATCTATTATTGGAAGGACACTTTCAGCTTTTGATGAAGATAATTTGATCCCCTGCTTTGGATTTGGTGATG CATCAACTCATGATCAGGAGGTATTCAGCTTTTACCCAGAGAACCGCCCATGCAACGGATTTGAAGAGGCGCTAGAAAGATACAGAGAAATTGTTCCAACTCTTCGATTAGCTG GACCCACATCTTTCGCTCCGATAATTGAGACAGCAATTGGAATTGTTGACAGCACTGGTGGTCAATACCATGTTCTTCTGATAATTGCTGATGGACAG GTTACCCGAAGTGTTGATACACAATATGGACAATTAAGTCCACAGGAGCGGGATACCATTGACGCTATAGTAAGAGCAAG CCAGTTCCCCCTGTCAATTGTTCTTGTCGGGGTTGGTGATGGGCCATGGGACATGATGCACCAGTTTGATGACAATATACCTGCTCGCTCATTTGACAATTTCCAG TTTGTGAATTTCACGGAGATTATGTCAAAGAGCATAGCTGCTGATAGAAAGGAGGCAGAATTTGCATTGTCAGCCCTGATGGAAATTCCTGAACAGTACAAAGCAACACTTGATCTTCAACTCTTAGG CCGCCGCCAAAGAATAACTCCACGAGTTGCTCTGCCACCACCAACAAGGAATGCTTATTCGCGGTCAACTAGCTTTAGTCAGCAGTCTGGTGTTTATTCACGATCTAGTAGCTTTGACCAACAAACGAGTGGCTTTCAGCAACGTTCTGAGAGCTTCAAACAGCAGCAGCCTGCTGCCACAAGGCGGCCTGGGCCTGACACTTATGCAGCAGAAAGTGCTTTAGAGGACAGAATT TTGTGCCCCATTTGCATGTATAAATCAAAGGACCTCGCATTTGGATGTGGACATCAG ACTTGCTATGAGTGTGGGAAGAATTTGGAGCGCTGCCCTCTATGCCAGCAGCCCATAACCACAAGGATCAGGCTCTACTGA